GAGTGACGCTTACTGTCATGGCCTTGACATTACAAATAAAATCATCTATCTTTTGCTGAGTTTACCAAATAATTTGGCCACCAACCAGCTAACGAAATAAGCCTCATGAATTCTGCTTTACCTAGGAAAAATATTATAACACTGATCATTGCAACTGTTACAATTGCAGCTATATTAACTTTGGGAGGGTATCGTTTTTACAGCAATCAGGAACAAAGCATCCGCAAGGCAAAATACAATGAACTCAAGGCCATTGCCGAACTAAAAACGCAACAAATTGATAGATGGCGAAAGGATAGACTCGGTGATGCCAATATTGCCGCGCAGAGTCCCTTTTTTCAAAAGGCAGTTAACGACTATATTTCTAACAAAAATATAACTCTTAAAAAGGACATTCTCAACCGAATGAGTTTGCTAAAAATCCAGTATGGATACGAGAATGTTATGATTTATTCCACATCAGGAGAAAAAATATTTGATGTAGATTCCCGCTTCGATGAATGTAAACCGAACAAGCAGCTCCTTACCGTAACTTCAGCATCGTTTTCCGATTTTTTTTACTGCAGCATTACCAACCACATTTATTTGGATATTGCCGCACCAATTTCCATCCAAAACAGCATAGCAAAGGCTTACCTTGTCTTACGCATCGATCCAGAACATTACCTATATCCTCTCATTCAAACCTGGCCACTGCCAAGCAAATCTGGGGAAACACTTCTTCTCCGAAAGGACAGCACAAAAATCACCTTCCTTAACGAGCTACGCTTTTCAAAAAATGCTGCACTGAACTTGCACATTGACCTTTCGCACACCGAAGTTCCAGGCATAAAAGCAGCGCTTGGCGGAACGGGTATATACGAAGGTTACGACTACCGCAACGTGATGGTTGTATCCGATATTCGGCATATCCCCGATTCACCCTGGTTTATGGTTGCAAAAATCGATAAAAGTGAAATTTTTTCGGAGCTCTACTATAGAGCCATTGGAATTGTTGCCATTATACTGATATCTACCATTCTCATTACTATTGCACTTGCCCTATACTTCAAAAACCGTCAAACGAGTATTTACAAAAAGCTGTTCCTTGCCGAAAAAGAACTGCGCAGCGCAGAGGAGGAATTTCGCACCATACTTTACAGTATTGCCGACGCAGTAATCACCACTGCAGTAGATGGCAAAGTGAAAATGATGAACCACATGGCCGAAAAGTTAACCGGTTGGACGGAGACGGAGGCAAGTGGCAAGAAGTTGGAAAAAATATTTCACTTGGTAACAGAGGAGACCAATGACCCAGTGGAATACTCACTAAAAAAGGTGCGGTGCGATAAAAATTCAGTTATACAGGATTATCGTGTTATTCTCGTTGCTCGCAACGGCA
Above is a genomic segment from Williamwhitmania sp. containing:
- a CDS encoding PAS domain S-box protein — protein: MNSALPRKNIITLIIATVTIAAILTLGGYRFYSNQEQSIRKAKYNELKAIAELKTQQIDRWRKDRLGDANIAAQSPFFQKAVNDYISNKNITLKKDILNRMSLLKIQYGYENVMIYSTSGEKIFDVDSRFDECKPNKQLLTVTSASFSDFFYCSITNHIYLDIAAPISIQNSIAKAYLVLRIDPEHYLYPLIQTWPLPSKSGETLLLRKDSTKITFLNELRFSKNAALNLHIDLSHTEVPGIKAALGGTGIYEGYDYRNVMVVSDIRHIPDSPWFMVAKIDKSEIFSELYYRAIGIVAIILISTILITIALALYFKNRQTSIYKKLFLAEKELRSAEEEFRTILYSIADAVITTAVDGKVKMMNHMAEKLTGWTETEASGKKLEKIFHLVTEETNDPVEYSLKKVRCDKNSVIQDYRVILVARNGKRVPVTTSMASITTSSNKANGVVIVFHDQTAEREAAQQLEKNEELFRNVFEYSLMGKSITDFYGKINVNRAFCQMLGYTKEELSGKPWRSITHPDDVERDQQIIDAISAGDKSFDKWEKRYIHKNGTIVYCEIMTTLLRDAAGNMLYFISAIND